A window of the Schlesneria paludicola DSM 18645 genome harbors these coding sequences:
- a CDS encoding cobaltochelatase subunit CobN, whose product MRFAAGTLMVGLFLIAVTWIFRQVISQPTPRSLSVLIVCSDPAVESLNHGIDRLISSNSEIARDVTFSVRAPGNTVRGDAVPSADIVLVELLESKWVRANAEIIRNLNARTRLAFGPRGTGISEETLVDFGLKQDNLIEPYWREGGTADVEQMLRLVLRRYGSYPDLEVTPPVKRPEQGYVAWVDGQPRLVETWTEWQTLSKADSTKPSVAILEFATRARREVLAVPKAIADACVQRGLQPVVCFGQPASQVVSELLCDEAGKSRVDAVISLHFKFADKDGEVALAQLGVPIINAIRVYGRTVDEWRDSQQGLTTGEVAWQLAVPELTGLAPHNVVAGLESTRTGVEAQPIPDRVERVAARARAFSDLRRTPIPERRIALMYWNYPPGKQNVGASYLNVVRSIPVILQAMRGAGYRVQDFPDATTVENLVVERGRNIARWAPGELKKLVAGGNVVTIPLSTYQRWFESLPQRFRNDVLKHWGPPENADIMTVRNDGQLQFILPTIQLGNVVVLVQPDRGRTQDLAALYQTHDLPPHHQYIATYLWLQHEFKANAVIHTGTHGTHEWLSGKESGLAGFDAGEVLAGDMPVFYPYIMDDIGEGIVAKRRGAAVVIDHLTPALGLSALSPKLQMLQDFVQRWREERSKGGEAFAQTQAEIERAVFEQGIDKDLADRGWDETGRANPDAEGRFSTLEDYLEQVRAQSVPFGMHTFGVSPEGERLDGFVNLISGAHGEQAAETGRKNLIACGPAELSALLHGLDGGYVAPGPGNDPVRNPKALPTGRDFYAFDPRTIPTESADQLGKKLADQLVSDFRSKEGQWPRKFALQVWGVETIRHSGVQEAQAMALLGVRVKRDKQGRVAGLDVIPREELGRPRVDVIMHGTSLYRDTFPILVELFDQAVELAANSPEADNPIRENIDKLTAELSATGMSADEAKLRAHIRFFAEPSGMHDSKLAAMASASGSWDSEDQVAEVYIRRMSHGYGRGAWGKCMETEFRSALAGTQRIIHTRSSKLYATLDNDDYFGYGGSIALGIRRVQGGKSPPMLVTDLRTPGQERHEPIERFLGQEFRSRLLNPEYIKGMQAEGYAGAREVWKSTEYLWGWQVVYPETVGAEKWQELHEVWLKDRYQLGLDDFYRQNNPHAREAMAGRLLEVARKGYWNPSETTRDELAEIYVKGIAEHGVACDTLTCDNPELQMFVNGIAESNDGLDPVLVSQWKNQVEDATGGRLEITLSRRLADKSAWHDTTTLEKSSDGGLPGSQIRGFLMEEVDEEFQNETPGTPESLETFGTLIMASCLVPLLIGAITQLNRN is encoded by the coding sequence ATGCGGTTCGCGGCAGGCACACTAATGGTTGGGCTATTTCTCATCGCCGTGACCTGGATTTTCCGGCAGGTCATCTCACAGCCCACGCCCAGATCATTGTCGGTCTTAATCGTCTGTTCAGACCCGGCTGTCGAAAGTCTGAATCACGGAATCGACCGCCTGATTTCCTCAAATTCAGAAATTGCTCGTGATGTGACTTTCTCTGTGCGAGCGCCTGGTAACACCGTGCGTGGTGACGCCGTCCCGAGTGCCGACATTGTGTTGGTGGAGCTGCTGGAATCGAAGTGGGTCCGCGCAAATGCGGAAATCATCCGCAACTTGAATGCGCGCACGCGACTGGCCTTCGGGCCGCGTGGAACGGGAATCAGCGAAGAAACGCTCGTGGACTTCGGCTTAAAGCAAGACAACTTGATCGAGCCCTACTGGAGGGAAGGTGGTACGGCCGATGTTGAGCAAATGCTGCGATTGGTTCTCAGGCGTTATGGCAGCTACCCCGATCTTGAAGTCACTCCGCCCGTGAAACGACCCGAACAAGGCTATGTGGCGTGGGTCGACGGTCAGCCGCGACTGGTCGAAACATGGACCGAGTGGCAAACGCTGTCGAAGGCCGATTCGACAAAGCCATCCGTTGCGATCTTGGAATTCGCAACGCGCGCACGTCGGGAAGTACTTGCGGTTCCCAAGGCAATCGCTGATGCCTGCGTCCAGCGAGGTCTCCAACCTGTGGTTTGCTTCGGCCAGCCCGCAAGCCAAGTTGTGTCCGAGTTATTATGTGACGAAGCGGGCAAGTCACGAGTCGATGCGGTCATCTCGCTGCATTTCAAGTTTGCCGACAAAGACGGCGAAGTTGCGCTGGCGCAACTGGGTGTGCCTATCATCAATGCCATCCGTGTTTACGGCCGCACGGTGGATGAATGGCGGGACAGCCAACAAGGCCTGACAACGGGTGAAGTGGCATGGCAACTCGCAGTTCCCGAGCTAACTGGCCTGGCACCTCACAATGTCGTGGCGGGACTTGAATCCACCCGCACTGGCGTCGAGGCCCAACCGATTCCAGATCGCGTCGAGCGGGTGGCGGCGCGTGCGCGGGCTTTCAGCGACTTGCGGCGTACGCCAATCCCAGAGCGACGGATTGCGCTCATGTATTGGAACTATCCACCTGGAAAACAGAATGTCGGCGCAAGCTATTTGAATGTGGTGCGAAGTATACCTGTCATCTTGCAAGCGATGCGCGGGGCCGGCTATCGAGTTCAAGATTTCCCAGACGCGACCACCGTCGAAAATTTGGTGGTCGAACGCGGTCGCAACATTGCGCGCTGGGCTCCCGGCGAACTGAAAAAGCTGGTTGCCGGGGGCAATGTCGTCACCATTCCCCTGAGCACCTATCAGCGTTGGTTCGAATCGCTGCCGCAACGATTTCGTAATGACGTCTTGAAACATTGGGGACCTCCGGAGAACGCTGACATTATGACTGTCCGGAACGATGGCCAACTTCAGTTCATCTTGCCAACGATCCAGCTTGGAAATGTGGTCGTGCTTGTGCAGCCTGATCGCGGCCGCACGCAAGATTTGGCCGCACTCTATCAGACGCACGATTTGCCACCGCATCATCAGTACATTGCCACCTATTTGTGGCTGCAGCACGAGTTCAAGGCGAATGCGGTCATCCACACTGGTACGCACGGAACGCACGAGTGGTTAAGCGGCAAAGAATCTGGGCTGGCAGGATTTGACGCCGGTGAAGTCCTTGCAGGTGATATGCCTGTCTTCTACCCGTACATCATGGACGACATTGGTGAGGGCATCGTTGCCAAACGGCGCGGTGCGGCGGTGGTCATTGACCATCTCACGCCAGCTCTGGGGCTCAGCGCATTGTCACCAAAACTCCAGATGTTGCAGGATTTTGTGCAGCGTTGGCGAGAGGAGCGTTCCAAAGGCGGTGAGGCATTCGCACAGACTCAAGCCGAGATCGAAAGGGCCGTTTTTGAGCAAGGGATCGACAAGGATCTGGCGGACAGGGGTTGGGACGAGACCGGACGTGCCAACCCCGATGCTGAAGGTCGCTTTAGTACATTAGAAGACTATCTGGAACAAGTGCGTGCGCAGAGCGTTCCGTTCGGAATGCATACCTTCGGTGTTTCGCCCGAGGGTGAACGACTGGATGGTTTCGTAAATTTGATTTCGGGGGCACATGGCGAACAAGCCGCGGAGACTGGTCGCAAAAACTTGATCGCGTGCGGTCCAGCGGAATTGTCAGCGCTGCTGCATGGACTCGATGGCGGCTATGTCGCGCCAGGGCCTGGAAATGATCCCGTGCGGAATCCCAAGGCATTGCCAACAGGACGTGATTTTTACGCCTTCGACCCTCGCACCATTCCGACCGAAAGTGCTGACCAACTCGGTAAGAAACTGGCGGACCAGCTTGTCTCTGACTTTCGGTCTAAGGAAGGTCAATGGCCGCGAAAGTTTGCGCTTCAAGTATGGGGCGTGGAGACGATCAGGCACTCCGGCGTACAGGAAGCACAAGCGATGGCGCTCTTGGGCGTCCGCGTGAAACGCGACAAACAAGGACGGGTCGCAGGCCTGGATGTGATCCCGCGAGAAGAACTCGGCCGACCACGCGTGGACGTGATCATGCATGGTACCAGTCTTTACCGAGACACATTTCCGATACTGGTCGAGCTGTTCGATCAAGCTGTGGAGTTGGCGGCCAATTCTCCGGAAGCGGACAATCCGATTCGCGAAAACATTGACAAATTGACGGCGGAACTGAGCGCGACTGGAATGAGCGCTGACGAGGCAAAGTTGCGAGCACATATCCGATTCTTTGCCGAACCAAGCGGGATGCACGATAGCAAACTTGCCGCCATGGCTTCTGCCAGCGGCTCGTGGGATAGTGAGGATCAGGTGGCAGAGGTCTATATCCGACGCATGAGCCACGGCTATGGGCGCGGTGCATGGGGCAAATGCATGGAGACAGAATTTCGTTCGGCACTTGCGGGTACTCAACGCATCATCCACACGCGCTCGAGTAAACTCTATGCCACACTCGATAATGATGACTACTTTGGATACGGAGGCAGTATTGCCCTCGGAATTCGGCGTGTTCAAGGTGGAAAGAGCCCGCCGATGCTTGTGACCGATCTCCGAACGCCTGGGCAAGAGCGACACGAACCCATTGAGCGATTTCTGGGTCAGGAGTTTCGCTCGCGCTTGCTGAACCCAGAGTACATCAAGGGGATGCAGGCAGAGGGCTACGCTGGGGCGCGCGAGGTCTGGAAGAGTACCGAATATCTATGGGGTTGGCAGGTGGTCTATCCCGAAACCGTGGGGGCCGAAAAATGGCAGGAACTGCATGAAGTCTGGCTTAAAGACCGGTACCAATTGGGGCTGGACGATTTCTATCGTCAGAACAATCCTCACGCGCGTGAAGCGATGGCAGGGCGACTGCTAGAGGTTGCGCGAAAAGGATACTGGAACCCCAGCGAAACGACGCGCGACGAACTGGCCGAGATCTATGTGAAAGGGATTGCTGAACACGGCGTCGCCTGCGACACGCTGACCTGTGACAACCCAGAACTCCAGATGTTCGTGAACGGAATTGCGGAATCGAACGACGGTCTCGATCCAGTGTTGGTAAGCCAGTGGAAAAATCAAGTTGAAGACGCCACCGGCGGACGCTTGGAAATCACACTCTCTCGACGGTTGGCGGACAAGTCGGCGTGGCACGACACCACGACGCTTGAGAAATCGAGTGACGGTGGACTGCCAGGTTCTCAAATCCGAGGCTTTCTGATGGAAGAGGTTGACGAAGAATTCCAGAATGAAACACCGGGCACTCCAGAATCACTCGAGACATTCGGTACTCTCATCATGGCCTCATGCCTCGTGCCGCTGCTCATCGGTGCAATCACTCAGCTCAATCGCAATTAA
- a CDS encoding DUF1559 domain-containing protein — MRLQVRRGGFTLIELLVVIAIIAVLVALLLPAVQQAREAARRSQCKNNLKQIGLALFNYESSCGAFPAHSYQPYAGPHWKDPRCSWFTAILPNIDQVNVYNLYEMSAHWHDPANATAVKTKLPVYRCPSTVDRDGFDWAILVSYPDASPTATFISSPRDFYYGAVTDYANIAGISTALNNTLTVKYADNTNIGILKSDISRIAAVTDGLSNTILVTECGGRPQLFQKATLIPDGTTPRTWSTTATRPFPTGGVWGSHLRAFLIDGAQSNGYTNSLGPCAINCSNDSEIYSFHTASVNALMGDGSVRGLGAATSMQVLISLVSASGGDVVSE; from the coding sequence ATGAGACTTCAAGTGCGCCGCGGGGGCTTTACGCTGATCGAACTTTTGGTCGTCATTGCCATCATTGCCGTTCTGGTCGCCCTGCTGTTGCCAGCAGTCCAACAAGCGCGTGAGGCGGCGCGGCGATCCCAATGCAAGAATAACCTGAAGCAGATTGGGCTCGCACTTTTCAACTACGAGTCGTCCTGCGGGGCATTCCCCGCGCATTCGTATCAACCCTACGCAGGGCCGCACTGGAAAGATCCCCGTTGCAGTTGGTTCACGGCGATCCTTCCGAACATCGACCAGGTCAACGTTTACAACTTGTATGAGATGAGTGCGCATTGGCACGATCCAGCCAATGCAACCGCGGTCAAAACGAAGTTGCCAGTCTATCGTTGCCCTTCAACAGTTGATCGAGACGGTTTCGATTGGGCGATTCTCGTCAGCTATCCCGACGCAAGTCCCACGGCGACGTTTATTTCGTCCCCTCGCGATTTCTACTACGGGGCCGTCACGGACTATGCGAACATTGCCGGAATTAGTACGGCACTCAATAACACTTTGACAGTGAAATACGCAGATAACACGAATATTGGAATCTTGAAATCTGACATTTCACGGATCGCCGCCGTCACAGACGGCCTTTCAAATACCATTCTTGTCACAGAGTGCGGAGGACGTCCGCAGCTCTTTCAGAAAGCCACGCTGATTCCAGACGGTACAACTCCCCGAACCTGGTCCACAACAGCGACACGACCCTTTCCGACGGGGGGCGTTTGGGGAAGTCACCTGAGAGCGTTCCTGATCGATGGTGCGCAGTCGAATGGCTACACGAATTCTCTCGGCCCATGTGCCATCAACTGCTCAAACGACAGTGAGATTTACTCGTTCCACACAGCGAGTGTGAATGCATTGATGGGTGACGGCTCCGTTCGCGGACTTGGGGCAGCAACTTCGATGCAAGTGCTGATCAGTCTTGTTTCGGCAAGCGGAGGGGACGTTGTCTCGGAATAG
- a CDS encoding DUF2149 domain-containing protein: protein MRRRTRAGLGMLGGTRDDDPLANVANLFEAGILLALGFLVALISALNLLTMFDADSKVTITTEKSDGSLEIVVKEGRKTTIRRMTKQVGSGDGTRLGVAYRLADGTVIYVPESQE from the coding sequence ATGCGTAGGCGGACTCGTGCCGGACTCGGCATGCTTGGCGGCACGCGTGATGATGACCCTTTGGCGAACGTGGCCAACCTTTTCGAAGCGGGAATTTTGTTGGCTCTTGGTTTTCTCGTCGCGTTAATCAGCGCGCTGAACCTGCTGACGATGTTTGATGCGGACAGCAAGGTCACGATCACCACCGAAAAGTCGGACGGCAGTCTTGAGATCGTGGTGAAGGAAGGGCGGAAAACGACGATCCGGCGAATGACAAAGCAAGTCGGTTCAGGCGATGGGACTCGTTTGGGAGTCGCCTATCGACTTGCCGATGGCACGGTGATTTATGTTCCGGAAAGTCAAGAGTGA
- a CDS encoding HupE/UreJ family protein, with product MRDHLRLFVLIDFVAFGSTPLRAHPHDNHIALPLQVRESDGFSSGLVHRFTGMDHPLAKLAVGIIRFTSADCF from the coding sequence ATGCGTGACCATTTGAGACTTTTTGTACTCATCGATTTCGTGGCTTTCGGCAGCACTCCGCTTCGAGCACACCCTCACGACAATCACATCGCTCTGCCGCTTCAGGTTCGGGAGTCCGATGGGTTTTCGTCCGGATTGGTGCACCGGTTCACTGGCATGGACCACCCGTTGGCGAAGTTGGCAGTCGGCATCATTCGATTCACGTCGGCGGATTGTTTCTGA
- a CDS encoding MotA/TolQ/ExbB proton channel family protein: MFEIIQSIMYAFSHALLWPCCVMLILGVVHTLYLFGGLLVECFQRRGEAKAFSDRLKPPLAMVRRTGIARYLRQCEKDQGCPAWLAIDRTEASLAATVDRARFWIRIGPALGLIGTLIPLGPALKALAENNLKGLSAGLMLSFGTTVFGLFSGSLAWVIANTQERWYRLDLAEVRHAVEESDA, encoded by the coding sequence ATGTTCGAAATCATTCAGTCGATTATGTACGCATTTTCGCACGCATTGCTCTGGCCTTGCTGCGTGATGCTCATCCTGGGAGTGGTTCACACGCTTTACTTGTTTGGTGGCCTCTTGGTGGAGTGCTTTCAACGGCGTGGTGAAGCGAAGGCGTTTTCTGACCGACTCAAACCGCCATTGGCAATGGTCCGGCGAACGGGGATTGCCAGATATCTTCGGCAGTGTGAAAAAGATCAAGGCTGCCCTGCGTGGTTAGCGATCGATCGGACAGAAGCTTCGCTCGCTGCCACCGTCGATCGAGCGCGATTCTGGATTCGTATTGGCCCCGCATTAGGGCTGATTGGCACCCTGATTCCCCTGGGGCCGGCTCTTAAGGCATTGGCAGAGAACAATCTCAAGGGCCTGTCGGCCGGCCTGATGCTCTCGTTCGGCACAACCGTCTTCGGGCTCTTTTCCGGAAGCCTTGCCTGGGTCATTGCCAACACGCAGGAACGCTGGTACCGGCTTGACCTCGCCGAGGTTCGACATGCCGTGGAGGAATCCGATGCGTAG
- a CDS encoding redoxin domain-containing protein, whose protein sequence is MRFLSTMLFAFLNVIAISVAVGADPTAIGRKIGDFKLHDFLGAEHDSADLKDGQFVVVAFLGTECPLAKHYGLRLGELAKRYDGRKVAFVAIDANQQDTLIEMAQYARVAKIEFPFLKDPRNAVADQFAARRTPEIFVLDPQRVVRYHGRVDDQYGVGFSRSQPQREDLVLALDELLSGKDASTPSTPVTGCHIGRARQIAPRGEITYTKHIAPLIQTHCIHCHRAGEIGPFELSCYDDVVNWSSTIREVIEDRRMPPWHADSHAGTFANDRRLPEEDKQRLFAWIDNGMPEGAASDLPAARQFADGWQITQPDLVLSMSEAFSVPAKGTVEYQLFPINVTFEKDMWIAESEARPGNRAVVHHLILFYTPPGFEHPAEAAALQNSIATFAPGMPVWRAASGTARRIPAGSKLYLQAHYTPNGAPATDLSRIGLVFADRKQVDKQLLTDAIINPHLRIPPNTDNVLIKAEHTFRRDMHLISLMPHMHLRGKAFRIESLAPNGERTMLLDVPRYDFNWQNIYSFSKPLTLPAGTKLVCSAWYNNTDKNPSNPDSSQTVEWGDQTWEEMLVAQIETVIADQHLLQGPPQIKSIGTDDYEVTFSYQPTSAAKTVAVVGTFNDWKPTEHPMTGPDATGRYSTTIRLKPGRHEYKFMIDGKILQNDPGNLQIVGRKENNLLRIPEDVAQK, encoded by the coding sequence ATGCGATTCCTGAGCACGATGTTATTCGCTTTTCTGAACGTCATCGCGATCTCTGTCGCGGTCGGAGCCGATCCCACTGCGATTGGTCGGAAGATTGGTGACTTCAAATTGCATGACTTCCTCGGCGCCGAACATGACTCTGCCGACTTGAAGGATGGTCAGTTCGTGGTCGTGGCCTTCTTGGGAACCGAATGCCCGCTCGCCAAACATTATGGCTTGCGACTCGGTGAACTCGCCAAACGGTATGATGGTCGCAAAGTCGCGTTTGTCGCCATTGATGCCAATCAGCAAGACACCCTGATCGAAATGGCACAGTATGCACGTGTGGCCAAGATCGAATTCCCATTTCTCAAGGACCCGCGAAACGCTGTTGCGGACCAGTTTGCGGCACGCCGTACCCCCGAGATCTTCGTTCTCGATCCCCAGCGGGTGGTTCGTTACCATGGACGTGTCGACGATCAATATGGGGTCGGCTTCAGCCGCAGCCAGCCGCAACGCGAAGATCTCGTCCTGGCGCTGGACGAACTTTTGTCCGGTAAAGACGCCTCCACGCCCAGCACGCCGGTCACCGGATGCCATATCGGACGCGCACGTCAGATTGCGCCGCGGGGTGAGATCACCTACACGAAGCACATCGCGCCACTGATTCAGACGCACTGCATCCACTGCCACCGCGCAGGTGAAATTGGGCCGTTCGAGCTGTCGTGCTACGACGATGTTGTGAACTGGAGTTCCACCATTCGCGAGGTCATTGAGGATCGTCGGATGCCTCCATGGCACGCCGATTCGCATGCCGGAACATTCGCCAACGATCGTCGGCTGCCTGAAGAAGACAAGCAGCGCCTGTTTGCCTGGATTGACAACGGAATGCCCGAAGGTGCTGCCTCGGATCTGCCCGCGGCGCGTCAGTTCGCCGACGGCTGGCAAATCACGCAGCCTGATCTCGTGCTGTCGATGAGCGAAGCATTCTCGGTGCCCGCTAAAGGAACCGTTGAGTATCAACTCTTTCCCATCAATGTCACGTTCGAAAAGGATATGTGGATCGCTGAGTCGGAAGCACGGCCAGGAAATCGTGCGGTCGTACACCATCTGATCCTCTTCTATACCCCTCCCGGATTTGAACATCCCGCCGAAGCCGCCGCGTTGCAAAACTCGATCGCCACATTCGCTCCGGGCATGCCTGTTTGGCGAGCCGCATCTGGAACGGCGCGTCGAATCCCTGCCGGGTCGAAGCTGTACCTACAAGCGCATTACACCCCCAATGGCGCTCCCGCTACGGACCTCAGTCGCATCGGACTGGTCTTCGCGGACCGGAAACAAGTTGACAAACAATTGCTGACCGACGCGATCATCAATCCTCACCTGCGAATCCCTCCGAATACCGACAATGTCTTGATCAAGGCCGAGCACACATTTCGACGCGACATGCATTTGATTTCACTGATGCCGCACATGCATTTGCGGGGAAAAGCATTTCGAATTGAATCGCTGGCACCCAATGGCGAACGAACGATGCTGCTGGATGTGCCCCGTTACGATTTCAACTGGCAGAACATCTACTCCTTTTCCAAGCCGCTGACCCTTCCCGCCGGGACGAAGCTCGTCTGCTCTGCCTGGTACAACAATACCGACAAGAATCCCTCCAATCCCGATTCTTCGCAAACGGTGGAGTGGGGGGATCAAACTTGGGAAGAGATGCTGGTCGCGCAAATTGAGACCGTGATTGCTGACCAACATCTGCTGCAGGGGCCTCCCCAGATCAAATCCATCGGCACCGATGATTATGAGGTCACCTTCTCGTATCAGCCCACGTCCGCAGCGAAGACTGTCGCCGTCGTAGGAACGTTCAATGACTGGAAACCGACCGAACACCCCATGACAGGCCCCGACGCCACGGGCCGCTATTCGACCACGATCCGACTGAAACCGGGGCGACATGAATACAAGTTTATGATCGATGGCAAGATTCTTCAGAACGACCCCGGCAATCTACAGATCGTGGGCCGCAAGGAAAATAATCTGTTGCGCATTCCGGAAGATGTGGCGCAGAAATAG
- a CDS encoding XylR family transcriptional regulator has translation MNAQPPLRKVLLLVEASSAFTRRLIRGVASYSQSHGHWLMTLRERRTSKSLPLLCDLSLFDGVIARMESEEVHQKIAESGVPFVNVSGTNFNKRIPWVTVNNDSVVRLVVQEFRNSGHQDFAFFGPVRHAWSCHRETAFRQLISKMEMTFCGTFLADLHGPKEPTEVRRIGEWLKTLPSRVAIMAANDFCGSRLLQTCHTAGFSVPDQVAVIGVNNDELLCELSYPTLTSVSPNTEKIGHEAADILNQLMSGRSVSPKTIVVEPLGIESRRSTENPASVDPFVGLAFRFIQQHACDGINVEDLLKIVPMSRTSLETSFRQLVGRSPHHEITRIRQERAKRLLADGILPIAEVARRCGYSTVDYFSAAFKRLEGVSPSAYRRINT, from the coding sequence ATGAATGCTCAGCCCCCTCTACGAAAAGTCCTCCTTCTTGTCGAAGCGTCGAGTGCCTTCACACGGAGGTTGATTCGCGGAGTCGCTTCGTACAGTCAATCTCACGGGCACTGGCTGATGACGTTGCGCGAACGGCGAACGTCAAAGTCGTTGCCACTGCTTTGCGACTTGTCGTTATTTGATGGCGTGATTGCCAGAATGGAAAGTGAGGAAGTCCATCAAAAAATCGCAGAGTCTGGTGTTCCGTTCGTGAACGTCAGCGGAACGAATTTCAACAAACGAATTCCGTGGGTGACCGTCAACAATGACTCTGTCGTTCGTTTGGTTGTTCAAGAATTTCGCAACAGTGGGCATCAGGATTTCGCGTTTTTTGGGCCGGTTCGCCATGCGTGGAGCTGCCATCGCGAGACGGCGTTTCGTCAACTGATTTCGAAAATGGAAATGACATTTTGTGGCACCTTTCTGGCCGATCTGCACGGCCCAAAAGAACCTACCGAAGTGCGAAGAATTGGTGAGTGGCTGAAAACATTGCCCTCCCGTGTCGCAATCATGGCCGCAAATGATTTCTGTGGAAGCCGCCTTCTCCAAACCTGCCACACCGCGGGATTCTCGGTGCCCGATCAAGTCGCGGTGATCGGTGTGAATAATGATGAACTACTCTGCGAACTAAGCTATCCAACTCTGACGAGCGTCTCTCCCAACACGGAGAAAATAGGGCACGAAGCGGCTGATATACTCAATCAACTGATGTCGGGAAGAAGCGTCAGTCCGAAAACCATCGTCGTCGAACCGCTCGGAATCGAATCTCGCCGATCGACGGAGAATCCCGCAAGCGTTGATCCGTTCGTTGGGCTGGCCTTTCGGTTCATCCAACAGCACGCCTGTGACGGGATCAATGTCGAGGACCTCCTCAAAATTGTTCCCATGTCGCGCACGTCTCTTGAAACGTCTTTTCGTCAGCTCGTTGGACGCAGCCCGCACCATGAGATTACGCGCATTCGCCAGGAACGAGCAAAACGGCTCCTTGCTGATGGAATATTGCCAATTGCGGAGGTGGCCAGGCGCTGTGGATACTCGACTGTCGACTATTTCAGTGCCGCCTTCAAGCGGTTGGAAGGTGTTTCGCCGTCTGCATATCGCCGAATAAACACTTGA
- a CDS encoding LysR family transcriptional regulator — MIVFHECINFAHELQGEKMSTIERIHLEIVRAIDQLGSVTAAAESLYVTQPALSHAIRKLEESLDLRIWTREGRSLRLTQGGEYLLSVANRLLPQLERAEQQLHQYAQGERGTLRIGMECHPCYQWLLKIAAPFLEAWPDLDLDVIQKFQFGGIDALYGYDIDVLVTPDPLKKQGLLFVPVFDYEQVLVVGKEHPLRTAKYVNPEQLANETLITYPVSIDRLDVFSRFLTPAGITPKRHKLIETTDIILQMVACGRGVAALPRWLVMEQQTRFDLFPVRLGKKGVDKQIFLGLRKKDTEIDYMKAFVDMARSSESVRS; from the coding sequence ATGATAGTTTTTCACGAGTGCATAAATTTTGCTCATGAGTTGCAAGGCGAGAAAATGTCGACAATCGAACGGATTCATCTGGAAATCGTCAGGGCGATCGATCAACTCGGGTCGGTGACTGCGGCTGCAGAATCGCTCTACGTGACTCAACCTGCGTTAAGTCATGCGATTCGCAAGTTGGAGGAATCGCTCGATCTGCGGATTTGGACACGCGAAGGACGGTCACTGCGACTCACTCAAGGTGGCGAATACTTGTTGTCCGTCGCCAATCGATTACTGCCCCAGCTCGAACGAGCGGAGCAACAGCTTCATCAGTACGCTCAGGGGGAACGTGGGACTTTGCGAATCGGCATGGAATGTCATCCCTGCTATCAATGGCTGCTGAAGATCGCGGCTCCATTTTTAGAGGCATGGCCCGATCTTGATCTCGATGTTATTCAGAAGTTTCAGTTCGGAGGCATCGACGCGCTCTATGGGTACGATATCGATGTTTTGGTCACTCCAGACCCTCTTAAGAAACAAGGTCTTCTGTTTGTCCCTGTATTTGACTACGAGCAAGTCTTGGTGGTCGGAAAGGAACATCCTTTACGCACAGCGAAATACGTCAACCCTGAACAACTGGCGAACGAAACTCTCATCACGTATCCCGTTTCGATCGATCGTCTGGACGTCTTCAGTCGCTTTCTGACTCCGGCAGGTATCACTCCGAAACGGCACAAGTTGATTGAAACAACAGACATTATTCTGCAGATGGTCGCTTGTGGTCGGGGTGTCGCAGCGCTGCCGCGATGGCTTGTCATGGAGCAGCAAACGCGATTCGATTTGTTTCCGGTCCGCCTGGGCAAGAAGGGTGTCGACAAACAGATCTTTCTCGGCCTGCGAAAGAAAGACACCGAGATTGATTACATGAAGGCATTTGTCGACATGGCTCGTTCCAGTGAATCGGTCCGAAGCTAA